One part of the Leclercia sp. LSNIH1 genome encodes these proteins:
- the tynA gene encoding primary-amine oxidase has product MGSSSIFSPRKTVLALAVACLFSGQVLAHGGAAHMVEMDKTLTEFGADVKWDDYAQMFTISKDGAFIKVKPGATTAMVNGKPLTLQAPVVMKDNKAWIADTFVNDVFQSGLDQTFQVEKTPHPLNALSADEIKEAVGIVKASPDFKPNTRFTQIALAEPDKAKVWDFVLNGTAVDAPRQANITLLDGKFIVEALVDLQEKKILHWEPIKDAHGMVLLDDFMAVQKIVTGSPEYAEALKKRGINDPSKVMTTPLTVGYFDGKDGLKQEDRLLKVVSYLDTGDGNYWAHPIENLVAVVDLIEKKIVKIEEGAVVPVPMQSRPYDGRDREPVVHKPLEIVEPEGKNYTITGNMIHWQNWDFHLSLDSRVGPIISTVTFNDNGKKRQVMYEGSLGGMIVPYGDPDVGWYFKAYLDSGDYGMGTLTSPLVRGKDVPSNAVLLNQTIPDYTGAPMEIPRAMAVFERYAGPEYKHQEMNQPNVSTERRELVVRWISTVGNYDYIFDWIFHENGTIGIDAGATGIEAVKGVMAKTMHDPSAKEDTKYGTLIDHNIVGTTHQHIYNFRLDLDVDGTSNSLVAMDPEVKPNTAGGPRTSTMQVNQYNIDSEQQAAQKFDPGTIRLLSNTSKENRMGNPVSYQIIPYAGGTHPVATGAKFAPDEWIYHRLSFMDKQLWVTRYHPNEMYPEGKFPNRSSHDQGLGQFSKDNESLNNQDNVVWITTGTTHVARAEEWPIMPTEWVHALLKPWNFFDETPSLGKKKEGQ; this is encoded by the coding sequence ATGGGAAGCTCCTCCATTTTTTCTCCACGTAAAACGGTGCTGGCGTTGGCCGTTGCCTGTCTCTTTTCCGGCCAGGTGCTGGCGCACGGTGGTGCAGCACATATGGTCGAAATGGATAAAACCCTGACCGAATTTGGCGCTGATGTGAAATGGGACGACTATGCCCAGATGTTCACCATCAGCAAAGATGGGGCCTTTATCAAAGTGAAGCCGGGTGCCACAACCGCTATGGTCAACGGTAAACCGCTCACCCTGCAGGCGCCGGTGGTCATGAAAGACAATAAGGCCTGGATCGCCGATACCTTTGTTAACGATGTGTTCCAGTCCGGCCTTGACCAGACCTTCCAGGTCGAGAAGACCCCGCACCCGCTGAACGCCCTCTCCGCGGATGAGATCAAAGAGGCCGTCGGGATTGTGAAAGCCTCGCCGGACTTTAAACCGAATACCCGCTTCACGCAGATCGCGCTGGCCGAGCCGGACAAAGCCAAAGTGTGGGATTTCGTGCTGAACGGCACGGCGGTAGATGCGCCGCGTCAGGCCAATATCACCCTGCTGGACGGCAAATTTATCGTTGAAGCGCTAGTGGATCTGCAGGAGAAGAAAATCCTGCACTGGGAGCCGATCAAAGACGCCCACGGCATGGTGCTGCTGGATGACTTTATGGCGGTGCAGAAGATCGTCACCGGCAGCCCGGAGTATGCCGAGGCGCTGAAAAAACGCGGCATCAACGACCCGTCAAAGGTGATGACCACCCCGCTGACCGTCGGCTACTTTGACGGTAAGGATGGTCTGAAGCAGGAAGATCGCCTGCTGAAGGTGGTGAGCTACCTGGATACCGGCGACGGCAACTACTGGGCGCACCCGATTGAGAACCTGGTGGCGGTGGTCGATCTGATCGAGAAGAAGATCGTCAAAATTGAAGAAGGCGCTGTCGTACCGGTGCCGATGCAGTCCCGCCCCTATGATGGCCGCGACCGCGAACCGGTGGTGCACAAACCGCTGGAGATTGTGGAGCCGGAAGGCAAGAACTACACCATTACCGGCAATATGATCCACTGGCAGAACTGGGATTTCCACCTGAGCCTCGACTCCCGCGTCGGGCCGATCATCTCCACCGTCACCTTTAACGACAACGGCAAAAAACGCCAGGTGATGTACGAGGGATCGCTGGGCGGGATGATTGTCCCTTACGGCGACCCGGACGTGGGCTGGTATTTCAAAGCCTATCTGGACTCCGGCGACTACGGCATGGGCACCCTCACCTCGCCGCTGGTGCGCGGTAAAGATGTGCCCTCCAACGCCGTGCTGCTGAATCAGACCATCCCGGATTACACCGGTGCGCCGATGGAAATCCCGCGGGCGATGGCGGTTTTTGAACGCTACGCCGGGCCGGAATATAAGCACCAGGAGATGAATCAGCCGAACGTCAGCACCGAACGCCGCGAGCTGGTGGTACGCTGGATTAGCACCGTGGGCAACTACGACTACATCTTCGACTGGATCTTCCATGAAAACGGCACTATCGGCATCGATGCCGGGGCGACCGGTATCGAAGCGGTAAAAGGGGTGATGGCGAAAACCATGCATGACCCGAGCGCCAAAGAGGATACGAAGTACGGCACTCTGATTGACCACAACATTGTCGGCACCACCCACCAGCACATCTACAACTTCCGTCTGGATCTGGATGTGGATGGCACCAGCAACAGCCTGGTGGCGATGGATCCGGAGGTGAAGCCGAACACCGCAGGCGGCCCGCGCACCAGTACCATGCAGGTTAACCAGTACAACATCGACAGCGAGCAGCAGGCGGCACAGAAATTTGACCCGGGCACCATTCGTCTACTGAGCAACACCAGCAAAGAGAACCGCATGGGTAATCCGGTCTCTTACCAGATCATCCCTTATGCGGGCGGTACGCACCCGGTGGCAACCGGCGCGAAATTCGCCCCGGATGAGTGGATCTATCATCGCCTCAGCTTTATGGATAAACAGCTGTGGGTGACCCGCTATCATCCGAACGAGATGTACCCGGAGGGCAAATTCCCGAACCGCTCCTCCCATGACCAGGGGCTGGGCCAGTTCAGTAAAGATAACGAGTCGCTGAATAACCAGGATAACGTGGTGTGGATCACCACCGGTACCACCCACGTGGCCCGCGCCGAAGAGTGGCCGATCATGCCAACCGAGTGGGTGCATGCCCTGCTCAAACCGTGGAACTTCTTTGACGAGACGCCGTCGCTCGGCAAGAAGAAAGAGGGGCAGTGA